TACATCTTTAAAGTCATTTTTACATGACCAGTTCAAAATTAAGGATCTAGGAAAACTTCACTATTTTCTGGGGTTGGAGATCCTCTACAGACAGGATGGAGTACTCATCACACAGAAGAAGTTCACCACAGACCTACTCAAAGAGTTTGATTGCTCACATTATAGTCCATCTACTTCTCCTCTCGATAGTGTGATCAAGTTGAAGTCTCATGAAGGAACTCTGTTAACTGATCCAACATACTACAGGAAGTTAGTGGGAAAGTTGAATTTTCTCACAAATACCAGATTGGACATTGCATTCAGTGTACAACACCTCAGTCAGTTCTTACAAACACCTAGAGAGCCTCACTTAAAGGCTGCTTTCCATGTATTGAGGTATCTGAAGAATAGCTATACTCTGGGAATCTATCTATCCAAAGATCCTAACTACACCATCACTGCATATTGCGATTCAGATTGGGCTGCATGCCCTGATTCCAGGAGATCAGTAAGTGGATACATAGTACTCATGGGGAATTGTCCTATAAGTTGGAAATCTAAGAAACAGACTACTGTTTCACTTTCTTCTGCAGAAGCAGAGTACAGGGCAATAAGAAAAGTGGTTGGAGAGTTGGTTTGGCTGGAACGTTTGTTTTGTGAATTAGGTGAAAAACCTTCTCGACCTATATCTGTTTTCTGTGACAGTCAAGCAGCCATTCATATTGCAAACAATCCTGTGTTTCATGAGAGAACGAAGCACATAGAGGTGGACTGTCATTTTGTTCGAGACAAACTACATGAAGGACTTGTGACTTTGCATCACATTCCTACTGATGAACAACTATCTGATATCTTAACCAAAAGCCTCACTGGACCAAAGCATTCAACCATTTTACGCAAGTTGTCTGGCAGCATATCCATTCCAACTTGAGGGGGGGTGTTAAGATTAGTTATACTTAATTCAACTAATTATACCATTGTAAAggagttagttagttagttagattttgttagttagttatatgAAGTTAGTTAGGAGTCCATTACATGTATAAATACTAGTCACATGGGTGAAGAACACACAATTTGTATTTTCTCACAAACTCAACAGATTGCTCTCTAAATGCCTGCACTGTTCATCTCTCGTATGCATATTCTGCTCCATTAATGGAGTTCATGCACATCTTCATCTTCAATTTCAACAGAGTCGAGGGTCTATCAGATTCAGTCTTTCCATCCCACAAAAGTCTATGTACATCTCATTCACCTCGAACTCCACATATGAAATTATACTGAGTTTGTTCAGGTTAACATTTTTCAATGGATAAAATGTCTGTCAAATTCAATCTTTCTGTCCTCAAAGGTAGAGGTTAAGTCTGCGTACTCGTCACTCAGTCCAAACTCCACTTATGGAATCACACTAAGTTTGTTCTTgttattgataatttttcaataaaattttgagtttgaggTCTCTCTTCTACAGAGGTAGAGGTTAAGTCTGCGTACACCTCGCTTCAATCCCAGACTCCACTTATGAAATAACATTTGAGTTTGTTCTtgttattgataatttttaataatttctttatcGAAGGTCTATCAGATTCAGTCTCTATATCCGTAAAGATAAAAATTACGTCTTCATATACCTCGTTTAACGGCAGATTGCACTAATGAAATCACactgaatttatttttgttgttgacattattcaataataaaaacttATAGCATGTGATTAGAAAATGACAAGATTGTTCCTTTGTTTATAGAGGAGCTTTGCTGGTTTTGGAAGGTTGACTAATGTTTTTCCTCAATTAGAATTAATAAAGCAATATTTGTGGTCCAACACTTCCCCAAAGTAGTGTTTACAgcctttttaaaaaagaaaagggacaactttttaaaattgaaatattaataactttttaatttttattttaccattaataaattatatttaagatCGATCATAAGTCTTAAGTATACTTTATTTGTTTATCAAATGTCAATCTTGCTTTCGTTCATAAACTCCATGCTTAATTGAACACAAtcaagaaattataatttttaatcaaaaaataagGCAAATTAATTTTGTACAATTAAGTAACTGCAAATATGGCTTAAATGTAATTATAATGTTAATTAAGAATTATCAATCAAGCCGTCTTAGCTCAGTGGTAGAGCGCGTGGCTTTTAACCACgtggtcgtgggttcgatccccacagACGgcgactttttttttttttgaaaaacataaataattttcttgaattatgaaaaaaaaaaaattaacatattttagCATACATGAtaataaagttttaataattaatatatattaacaataaacaaaattgatatgtTTATAGATAACACTCTAACAAACgtagagtttataattttaaaattaaggtAAGTTACCTACTTACTACAGATAAGTAAAAATAACGTGATAATGTAGAAATTCTTTACATTATCAACATAAAAGCAAAGTTAAACTCGAGAAATATACaacatatatttacatacacCCGTCATTTAAGTATCTATTTTAAGTGTATAACCGGATACGACTAGTTATTCGTCTACGACAAATTGGACAATCCGACACTCTTGGACCACATTCTCTGCAGGTCTGCGTTCAATTGACCACAAATTCATTAACACCAGATAAAAAGCGAGTTGAATCCTCATATAGTCACTTGACTAACAGTAATTATTTCGGAAAGTTATTTTGTTTGTTAACGAAAAATGGAATCAAGACGAAACATGATTTTATGAGATAATAACTGTTAGTTGAATGACATATACGAGAAATCGATGGAGGGGAGGAATGGAAATCATCCAATAAATTGAATAGTAGAGGAAAGGAACTCACCATATGTCCACAACCAAAAGCCATATCTTTAGTACCAGTTAGACAAACTGGGCAAGCCTTCATTGtgaacaaagaaaagaaaaagagatcaaTTGTCCAAACACTCAAATAGCAATAACGTACCAGTGTAATTTTATAAGTGAGGTTTGGGAAGGGAAGTCTATACACGGAGCTTATTCCTACTCTGAAGGTAGATAGGTTTTCGATAGACACTCGACTCAAGGAGAAACATTTCAAAGcagtttgaaaaaagaaaataacggaaatgaagaaataaataaatagtaacAGAACTCTAATAACAAGAAACTACAAGATGAGCGAGACAATACTTAACTACCTACTACCCTAATTCGTGTCTAAGGTCTCCATCACTCAATTACCTCAGAAAAAGGAGAAATGGCATGTTCAACATGAGAAGCACCAAAGGCAGTATAAAAATCTCAACGTTCTTATTATCAAGTGGAAACATGAATCGAAATTTCACGTATAATTTCAAAACCAAGAAATATAAAAGGTCTTACTTGATTCTGTTCATTTTGCGGCGATCCTGAAAAACTGCTTTGATGTCGAGTTGGGGTTGCCATACGGCGACTGTAAGGGACTGGTGGCGGCTTTGGAACTACCTTCTTCGCCTTACCTGTCCTTTTTCTGTACAAGAAAAATCACAAAATGAGTAACAAGTACAATAAAGACAGTTATTGAGTGTATGGATTAAATTCAAGAGCTTCATTTCTCACAGATCCACCAAGACATTTATATTTGCTTTACTTGAGTCGAGGGTCTAATGGAAACAATCTCTCTACCTTCAATAGGTAGGGATAAGGTTTGCATATATCGTATCCTCCCCAGATGCCATAAGTAACGGAAACAGTACTTACTACTGTCACTTAGTAAGTACTctgtgttttttctttttttactttttagtgTTCTGTGAGGAGAGAGAGAGCTACTGAACCACCACGAATAAGGTGAAAGTTCAGGTAACCAACTAACTGAATTACCATGGTTTCCCGTGTTCTATGGTTTAAGATCACATTTTTAGGACTTGAACTAAGAAGACGAAAAAAGTCTACTTCATAATATAAGGCATTTTGTTGAATAACATGTATAACTGATGTGAGATGCCAATAGTAAAGCTAGTAATGTGTTCCATACCCAAGCAGACCAAGTTCTCTAGCTGCTTTATATTGGATAGGGATCTCCATGAGTGCAGCAAGAGCAAAAGCAGCTTCTTTTCCCGAAtcacttgtattttttttcatgatagCAGTAAAATTCACAAACTGCAAACGAAAAAAGGATTGTAAGAACTAATGTCTGTTTCTACTGACGATTCTATATGTAACTTAAAGATACTAGAATTATACCTGAAAATTATCAAACTCACGAGCAGGTATACGGTCATCAAACTTTTGCATGTCTTCCCAAGGTCCGTCGCCAACTCCAACAAGTACAATGGAGAGAGGATACATGCTGGGAACAAATGCTAGATGTTTGAGAATTATACTTTTTGTAAATAATTCTTTAAGAAAGTGAGTTATCAGACAACATGCAATAACAAGTATTTTCCGGCACGTCATTGGTTTATTGTTACTAGTTCACAACACCTTGTTCCACGGTAACCTTATATTTTATACACCTGAAGGTTTCGATAGCCCAAGGGAACCTGACTTATCTGCATTGAGTAGTTTGAAAATGAATTACATCAACAAAGAAATACATCTATGTTATTATACCTGGCAGTAACGATAGACTTAAttgtgttttcttcttgttcgcTGAGTTCCGAATCACTAGTATTGACACTCCTGGTAACCTACAGGACAAGAGAAAACATCAACAATTTGCAGCGGGAAGTGTATGACTATCGTCAACAAGGTTTCACGTATGTGTGCATGTGTTTATGCATGCAGGTGAGTTTTGTTTGATTAATGGAGGGGGGAGAGATAGAAGCATTTAAGAACCTGGCCATCAGCAATGATAACCAAAACATGGTATTGTCCACCAGATCTCTCTACTATATCTACTGCAGCATCTACTACTGGCCCGTAAGATGTTGGCCCTTTAACATAAAAGGACATAATCAGGACGTCACATTGACGTGGTTTAGACAATAGGTTGCTATGTTAAAAGGAAAAGGTGAAATGAAGGAAGAGATTTGCATAACTTTGCAAATTAGAACAGAAGGATACCAGATAATTGCAGATTTGGAACTATTTTCTTGTAGCAAGCTAGGACTTCTTCAAAGCCATGGCAAGGAGAGTGATCACTATGAAAGCTAAACACGTCTTGATCATGCGTGGTCGCTAGAAcccaaaaatgaaacaaaaggaGTTTGACGGCAGAATTAAAAGCCAACAGAAGATCAAAAAGACAAACATGATAGTGAATGCTGAAACAGAAGAGTAAGTACAGTCTACACACAGAAACTTTAGGAATGGAACGTACCATCACCAAACCCAAAACAAGGAATTAAATTGTCTTCATCAAATGGAGACAATGTCTTTCCGATGATAGATATGGCTTTCTCATATGGATTGACTGAGTTGCCTATAGCATGCAAGCTCTTGTTGTTGAACGAAACTTTACCTtcagaaagaaaacaaataattttacctTCAGAGTAAACACTCCAAAGAACATCTaatcacacacaaaaaaagttgaaaacagtACAGTGGAACAAGTGAACTAGCAAAACTATGATGAAAacttaataaatcaattttaattctATTTGTTCTCGGGTATTCGACTTGGAACAGGCTGTTTGCTGTCGCCACAACCATCAGGCAAAGCTAAATTTTAATGGTCATAATACATTCACAACTACCATATTCTATACCACACGGGGATTGATTCTCAGCTGACAGAGTAGTTCAAGTGTTCCACTAACCTGTCCATTCGTTACTTTTCGTGAAATCAATCCCAATAATCAAATTTGATGACTCCAACCCTGATTCTCTCAGAGCTAAAGTTACCTGAAAGTGAAGTGATGATTCAGAAATATTAGATTTACAGCAAACAACGATATATTAATAAACGGACACTTGTACCTAACAGTAAACAGGTGCAGTATAATAGATAACTAGATGAAACATTGGTGTCCTTCCTCTCGATTTAGTCCTTTGACATTTTCTGAATTTGACACTGAATGTACAGAAGCTAAACGTTGCCA
This DNA window, taken from Solanum lycopersicum chromosome 5, SLM_r2.1, encodes the following:
- the LOC101253786 gene encoding E3 ubiquitin-protein ligase RGLG4, which encodes MGNTFRSTFHKKTSRSSSSDCNSSRGSTSREISSFPSSFNENFSSIPAKDLSFGSGSVNSKKDSSNCSEKEPGSVNLKKDSSNCSKKETEKTMKDKKNKYYYIPDNFKSVDQVTLALRESGLESSNLIIGIDFTKSNEWTGKVSFNNKSLHAIGNSVNPYEKAISIIGKTLSPFDEDNLIPCFGFGDATTHDQDVFSFHSDHSPCHGFEEVLACYKKIVPNLQLSGPTSYGPVVDAAVDIVERSGGQYHVLVIIADGQVTRSVNTSDSELSEQEENTIKSIVTASMYPLSIVLVGVGDGPWEDMQKFDDRIPAREFDNFQFVNFTAIMKKNTSDSGKEAAFALAALMEIPIQYKAARELGLLGKRTGKAKKVVPKPPPVPYSRRMATPTRHQSSFSGSPQNEQNQACPVCLTGTKDMAFGCGHMTCRECGPRVSDCPICRRRITSRIRLYT